A segment of the Neochlamydia sp. S13 genome:
ACCTAAAAGTAACTCTTTTTTGGATAAGATAAAAAGCATTTTCAAATAAAAATTTTTTACTGATTTTTCGCTTGAGATTAAAAATGGCAGCCGTAAAACACCTTCTAAGTATAAAATTTTTATGAGGTGTTTTTATTAGCTTATGAGCGGGTCGTCCAAACGCGTTTTTTTCTAATATCTTTTTATTATTAAGATATACAGCATTTTCTATGAGAGGGAAGGTTAGTACTCATTATTTTTTTAATAACTGTTGTCGTTCTACTTATCTAAGTCATAGTTCTTTCTATTATCTATCTTCTTGAAAGACGTTAAATTTTTCTTTAGAGTACCCAAAAAGTAGCTTTCCAAGCTTTCATTATCTACTCATATTACGCATAGAGAGCTTAATGTTTCTAGAGGGAAGTAGCGTTTCTAAAATGTACCATTGAGTATCTGTTAATTCTTCATGTTAGTAACTCACCTTACGCACAGATGAGTTGAAAAAATTATTCTAAAGGTATATTTTTTTCTTTGAAAAGAGGAGAAAAAAATGAAACTTGATCTTCTTGATATTTATACAGATTATCTTATCAGCCAAAACCAACAAGCCACAGCTACAGGGCTATCCAATCTTTTAGATGGCCAGGTTAGCCATGATAAAATCACCCGTTTTCTTAACAGCAATCCAGGGGGATCGAAAGAACTATGGCAGTATGTTAAAAAGCAAGTGCGCCATCTAGAGCAAGATAAAGGAGGTGTATTGATTATTGACGATACGATAGAGGAAAAGCCCTATACAGATGAAAACGAAATCGTCTGTTGGCACTTTTCTCATACTCAAGGAAGGAGTGTAAAAGGGATTAATCTACTTTCCTGCCTTATTAGCTATGGAGATCACACTTTTCCCATCGGCTTTGAAGTAATCAAAAAAGATATGCATTTTTGTGATGTGAAAACAAAGAAAGAAAAAAAGCAGTCATCCATTACTAAAAACCAACATTTCAGAGCGCTTATCCAACAGGCAGTTGCCAATCAAGTGAAGTTTGAGTATGTGCTGGCTGACAATTGGTTTGGCGCTAAAGATAATATGGAATTTATCCACTATAAACTCAAAAAGATGTTTATATTTGGCATAAAGTCTAATCGATTAATTGCTTTCTCTGAGGAAGGAAGAAAAAAAGGCCAGTATCAGAATTTAAATACGTTTAATTTCAAAGACGGAGATAAAAGGATAGTTTGGCTTAAAGAATTAGCCTTCCCCGTAGCTTTAATCACAAAGTTCTTCAAAAACAAAGACGGTTCTACAGGGGTTCTCCACATTGTAACTAACGACCTAAATCAAGAGGCTGACCGAATCTATGAAATCTACCACAAAAGGTGGCGCATAGAGGGTGCGCCGCAGGCGCACAAAGAAGTTAAACATGAACTAAAAGCTTTGTGCATAAGCTGTACAAATGATGGAGAAGACCCTCCGAAGTCGGTTTTCAGGAACGGGCTTCAAACCACCTTAAGCTGCTGTTATTAAGAGTAATGGTGGTGAGCATTAAGGAAAAGTCGAGATAAAACTTGGAAGGTATGAATCAGAAAGACGAATAAAACTGAACCATTGTTGATGCGTCGTAAACCAGAGATTTGATGTCAAAAGCAGGGGCACTTCTATCTCCTGTAAAGAATCTACAAGATACCTGATTACTGTGTAGATGGCATCCGGCGTATAGATGGCGTGAGTCTGATTTGGGCGTTTGTACGGAACTGCGGGAACCAGTCGCTTGGATGATAAGGGAGAAATTCAAATGACAAAAAAATCATAAGAATGAGAGTACCGATGCCAAAAACTGGGGCGGAACAACCTGTAGTAGCGAAGAAGGCTGGTAATGCGGCTGAAGCAAAGAGGTTGGATTAAGTAGTAACATTCATTATTCAACTAGATTTCTAGGAGGAAATCGTGAGTGAAACAAAACCTTTTATTATTTCTAAAACACTTGTTATGGAGGCCTATAAACTTGTAAAAGCAAACGCAGGAGCAGCTGGCATAGATCAGCAAACGCTAGAAGATTTCGATCGAAACCTTAAAAGCAATCTTTATAAAATCTGGAACCGAATGTCCTCGGGAAGCTATTTTCCACCGCCTGTAAAAGCGGTTTCAATACCAAAGAAAAGTGGTGGAGAAAGAATCTTGGGAATACCTACGGTAAGTGATAGAATAGCTCAAATGATTGTAAAGCTGATGTTTGAACCAACAGTAGAGCCCCATTTTCATCAAAATTCCTATGGATATAGGCCGAATAAATCAGCTTTGGATGCTGTAGGGATCACTAGGCAAAGATGTTGGAAATACGATTGGGTGCTGGAATTTGATATCAAAGGTCTATTTGACAATATAGACCATGACCTTCTAATGAAAGCAGTAAGAAAACATACAGATAACAAATGGGTTATTTTGTATATCGAAAGATGGCTGAAAGCACCACTCCAACTAGAAAATGGAACCCTTGTTCAAAGAACGAAGGGTACACCTCAAGGGGGAGTAATCAGCCCCGTGCTTGCGAATCTATTTCTTCATTATGTATTTGACGCATGGATGACAAGGGATTATCCTGACATACCATGGTGTAGATACGCCGATGATGGTGCGCCACGAACTTTGACAAGCCAACGGCGGGTCAAAGATGCTGTACAAGAGATTAGGGAAGGCCCCTAGTAACCGATGACTTAGGCATAGGTTACAAACCACCTTAAGCTGCATGGGTAAAGAGTCCATGTGGTGAGCGTTAAGGAAAAGGTATAGCAAGACTATATCAGGTGAGAGTTAAGGAGACGAATGCAAATGAATCACTGATGACGTGTCGAAAGCGTAGGGATGATGTCAAAACTGGGGGGGGCGTCGTTAACCCAGGACAAATCTAAGGGAAACCTAATATTAACTGCTTAGATGGCATCCGGCATAAAGGTGACGTGAACTTAACTACAGGCTCTTATACGGAACGTGGGAACCTGTCGCCTTGATGAAAAGGGAGAAGTTCAAATGGAAGCCCCATAAGAACCAGAGTACCGATGCAAGGAACAGGGGCGGAATAGCCCGTAGTAGTGAGGAGACCTCTGTAATGGAGGTGGAGCGAAGGGGACTATATTGTTTAGCTTAAGATTAATCGAACAACTGGAAACAGGAGGAATCGATGAATACAGCAAAGTCGTATTGTATTTCTAAATCCATTGTATGGGAAGCATACAAGAGAGTAAAAGCTAACAAAGGAGCAGCAGGTGTTGACGAAGAGTCTATAGAAGAATTTGAAAAGAATCTTAAAGACAATCTGTATAAACTTTGGAATCGCCTATCGTCGGGGAGCTATTTTCCGCCCCCCAGTAAAGATAGTTGCCATACCAAAAAGTGATGGAAAGATGAGAAAGCTGGGAATACCCACAGTATCAGACAGAATCGCACAGATGGTCGTTAAGCTGTATCTAGAGCCAGAGATTGACCCACATTTTCATCCTGATTCTTATGGGTACAGACCTGGAAAATCAGCGTTAGAAGCCGTAGGAGTCGCTAGACAGAGATGTTGGCGCAACGACTATGTTATTGACCTTGATATCAAAGGATTTTTCGATAATTTAGACCACGAGCTCGTCATGAGAGCCGTAAGGAAACACACCGAAAGCCAATGGATTCTTCTGTATATAGAACGCTGGCTAAAAGCGCCAGAGCAAGATGCAGACGGGAAACTTATAAAAAGAGATAGAGGGACTCCACAAGGGGGTGTAATCAGCCCTTTACTAGCCAATCTATTTCTTCATTATGCCTTAGACGAATGGATGAGGAAATGCTATCCAGGTAATCCATTCGAGCGTTATGCTGATGATATAGTGGTTCACTGTCAAACGGAAGCGCAAGCCAACGAAATAAAGAAAGCTATTGCAGAACGCTTAGCTCAATGCAAACTGGAGTTGCATCCTGCAAAGACAAAAATCGTCTATTGCAAAGATGATGAACGAAGAAAAAGATACCTAAACGAGAAATTTGATTTTTTGGGATATACTTTTAGAGCCAGAAGATCAAAGAATCGGTATGGAAAGCTCTTCATCAACTTTAGTCCCGCAGTAAGCAATAAAGCAAAGAAAGCAATAACGAGTACGATGAGAAGTTGGAAAATGCATCTGCGCAGTGACAAGAAGATTGTAGATTTATCAAGAATGTTTAACCCCATGATAAGAGGTTGGATCAACTACTATGGTAAATATTACAAATCAGAACTCTATCAAATTTTCAATGTTGCAAACCGTACATTAGCAAGGTGGGCGGAAAGGAAATACAAGAAGTTAAGAGGCCACAGCAGAAGGGCAATGCATTGGTTGGGAGGGATCGCAAAACGAGAACCTCAGCTATTTGCTCACTGGAAAATGGGCGCCATACCTGCGACTAGACAATAGGAGCCGTATGAGCTGAGAGGCTCACGTACGGAACTGTGAGAGCGTGAGGGTGTGATCCCCTCGCGCTACTCGACCACTAGTACATTGTAAGACGGAACAAGAAGCAAAACAAATCCTACATATGCTTGAAAAGCGAATGGAAAAATGTGGTTTGACACTTCATCCCGATAAAACAAAGATTGTCTACTGCAAAGATGTAGATCGTAAGGAAAAATACAAGGAAATCAAATTTGACTTCTTAGGATATACCTTTCGGCCAAGATTGGTCAAAAATAGCAAACGAAATAGCATGTTTGTAAGTTTTACACTAGCCGTAAGTAAAACAGCGTTAAAATCTATGCAAGCAGCCATAAGACAATGGAAAATAAGAAATAAGACAGATTTGGAGCTTAAAGATATAGCCAGAATGTATAATCCAGTCATCCGAGGATGGCTAGAATACTACGGGAAATATCGGCCAGCAGCTTTATATCAAATCTGCCGTCATTTTAATAAATCATTAATCACAAGGGCTATGCGCAAATACAAGAGACTTGCAGGTCACAAAACAAGAGCAATTACCTTTATGGAAAAAATGGTCAGAAAAGACCCAGGACTATTTGTACATTGGAAAAGAGGAATGATAGGAGCGTTTGCTTAATTGGGAGCGGTATGAATTGAGAGGTTCCTGTACCGTTCTAAGAGAGGCCTGTGGGGAAGTTCCGCAGGTCGACTCACCAGTATCACAAATCAATAAAGCAAAATACTAGCCTTGAAAAATCGCCCACCAAAATTGCTCGCTCTCAAAGAAATCATATTTTTTCATCTCTTATCGCTTACTGCAAACTTGAATTTCTTAAAATTAACACCTCACTCAACCACTTTGCTTTAAAATATAAGTTAATCCTTAGAGCCAATCAGATGGCCTATCAAGAATTGCAAAATTTACAAAGGAATTTTATGCCTGCGTAAGGTGAGTTAGTAAAGTAAGCTTGTAGCATAAGAGCCTGTAAGTTTTTGTAGAAATTTATTACCACTTCATGGTTTTTTCCATAGAGACGTAGGCAATTTCAAGAG
Coding sequences within it:
- a CDS encoding transposase — translated: MKLDLLDIYTDYLISQNQQATATGLSNLLDGQVSHDKITRFLNSNPGGSKELWQYVKKQVRHLEQDKGGVLIIDDTIEEKPYTDENEIVCWHFSHTQGRSVKGINLLSCLISYGDHTFPIGFEVIKKDMHFCDVKTKKEKKQSSITKNQHFRALIQQAVANQVKFEYVLADNWFGAKDNMEFIHYKLKKMFIFGIKSNRLIAFSEEGRKKGQYQNLNTFNFKDGDKRIVWLKELAFPVALITKFFKNKDGSTGVLHIVTNDLNQEADRIYEIYHKRWRIEGAPQAHKEVKHELKALCISCTNDGEDPPKSVFRNGLQTTLSCCY
- the ltrA gene encoding group II intron reverse transcriptase/maturase, with the protein product MRKLGIPTVSDRIAQMVVKLYLEPEIDPHFHPDSYGYRPGKSALEAVGVARQRCWRNDYVIDLDIKGFFDNLDHELVMRAVRKHTESQWILLYIERWLKAPEQDADGKLIKRDRGTPQGGVISPLLANLFLHYALDEWMRKCYPGNPFERYADDIVVHCQTEAQANEIKKAIAERLAQCKLELHPAKTKIVYCKDDERRKRYLNEKFDFLGYTFRARRSKNRYGKLFINFSPAVSNKAKKAITSTMRSWKMHLRSDKKIVDLSRMFNPMIRGWINYYGKYYKSELYQIFNVANRTLARWAERKYKKLRGHSRRAMHWLGGIAKREPQLFAHWKMGAIPATRQ
- a CDS encoding group II intron maturase-specific domain-containing protein — its product is MLEKRMEKCGLTLHPDKTKIVYCKDVDRKEKYKEIKFDFLGYTFRPRLVKNSKRNSMFVSFTLAVSKTALKSMQAAIRQWKIRNKTDLELKDIARMYNPVIRGWLEYYGKYRPAALYQICRHFNKSLITRAMRKYKRLAGHKTRAITFMEKMVRKDPGLFVHWKRGMIGAFA